In Edaphobacter aggregans, the sequence CAGTAGCCCGGGACGTGGATAGGCATGGTGTCGGACTGCCAGATGCCGCCCTTGCGCCAGGCGGGATCGTTGGGGGTGCGCTGGATCATGGCTCCGCCGGTGGTGTTGTCCATCTTGTCGGAGAAGATGCCCTTGGGGCCGCCGACGGCGGAGATGATGTCCTGCTCGGGGAGATGCTCGAACGCTTTGGCCCAGTCGACGGGAGGCATGGCGGGGGCTAGGTCGAACATCTTCGAGGCCTTGATGAGATCGGCCTGGGTGGTGTCCTTGGGGAAGGTGGGGCGGACCTGATTTTGTTCGCCGTAGAGCCAGTCGATGAAGAGCATCTGGACGGCGCCGCCGCGATACCAGTTGCCCTGCTCGTTGTAGGGGCCTACTTTGCCGACACCTGCGCCGAAGCTCTCGGGGATGATGGTGGTGAGGGCCTTGTTGCCGAGGGATGCGGCTGCAAGCTGCCACTCGGCGGTGGAGGAGCAGCCGATGAGGCCGATCTTGCCGGAGGACCAGGGCTGGGTGGACATCCAGGTGAACTGGTCGTCGGCGTCGGTGAGGGGGGCGCCGAGGATGTCGTAGTTGCCCTCGGAGAAGAAGTGGCCGCGCTCGTTCATCTCGACGAGGACGTAGCCGCGCTTGACGGCGTCGAGCTCGTTGGTCATGTCGCGGTAGGTGCCGAGGCGGACGTCCCAGAAGTTGAAGTTATAGGGGGTGCGGCTGAAGATGATGGGGTACTTCTTGCTGGTGTCCTTGGGGCGGTAGATGTCGGCTGCCATGCGGACACCGTCGCGCATCGGGACCATGACCTTGCGGTCGATGATGGCGACGTCTTCGAGCTGCTTCTCGATGGATTCGCGCTTGGCGATGAGTGCTTTTGTCTGCTCGGGTGTCAGGTTTTGCTGGGGGCGTTGGGCGATCGCGAGAGGAGCTATGGCGAAGAGGATTGCAAGGGCAAGCAGACGCATTCGGGTCCTTGGGTTGAGTGGTTTGATTTGAGCGTAACAGGAAGACGGATTGTTTAGGCGAGGAGTTTCGCCGAAAGAGCTTACTTGGTGAAGTTGGTTATGAGGGCTGGGAGGTCGGTGAGGCTCTGGAGTTCGAAGTCGGGGGAGAGAGCTTTGCAGCGTTGCTCGTCGCCGTAGCCGTAGGTTGCCCAACAGGAGAGGAGGTTGGCGTTCTTTGCGAAGAGAATGTCGGTCTCGGTGTCGCCTACGACTAGGGTTTGGAAATTCGGGGCGGACCGGAGAGGGGCTATGTGTTCGGTGTAGAGGCGGGCGTCGGGCTTGCGGAAGGTGACGTCTTCGGCGCTTAGGATGATGTCGATGTAGTTGGCGATTTCGAGTTGGGTGATGAGCTGATGGAGGCCCGCTCGCCCTTTGTTGCTTACGAGGAGGGTGAAGATGTTGCGGGTGCGGAGTTCGGCTAGGGCTGGGATGGCTCCTTCGAAGAGGCGCATGAGTGGGGCTGCTTTGGTGGTGTGTAGGGCTCGGTAGAACTTCACCACCTCGGAGGTCAGGACTTCTTCGCAGCGGACTCCGGTTAGCTGATGCATGGATGCTTCGAGGGTGAGGCCTATGGTGGCTCGGACTTGTTGCAGACTGGGCTCGGTGAAGTTGTAGTGCGCGAGTGTTTCGCACATGCAGGTCCAGATGCCCTCCAGCGAGGAGGCCAGTGTGCCGTCGAAGTCGAGGATTACGGTGGTGATTGGCAATTGCGAATTCTAATGACTCAACAGTTCCGCTATCTCTTGTATCCGTGTCTCAGGAATGCCGTTTTTCTGCTCGATGGCAAGTAGATGCTCGCCGGCTATCTCGATGAAAGGCCGCTCACCGATAGGTCTTGTGTGTAAGCGCACAGGCAGATCGCAAGTTTCGCCCTCGTAGATTGAAAGGTGATTGGCAAAAACAGCTTCATATGGTGGCGAATTCTCGCGTCCTTCCTGATTCCATTTTTCGCTCATATTCAAGGAAATCATTTGGCTGGACTTCAACCCATACCAACCATGCGAATGATTCCTCCGCTCCGGGAACTGGAATTTCAAGCCGACCGAGAACGAAACATCTCGCGCGTCCCGCTTCTGGAAAAACGCATTGATCCGAGCCGAGTTCTCCTTCAGCTCGTTGAGCGTCACTCGCAATCGCATTCCAAGCGTCCGGTGCTTCAGGTCCCCAAACCCATGGTGGTCCTAGGTGGATTTGATTGCAGACGCTACACGTGTAAGACATATCCCTCTTCTCCCCATCCCACAGCAAATTGAGCGGATTTCAATTCTTGCGAACTTTCAGCCAGTGTTGCGTAGACCGGCGCTGATGCCGTTGATGGTGGCGGAGATGGCACGGTTGAGTTCGGGGGAGTCGGGTTTGCCCTCGGCTATGACGGCTCGTTTTCGACGGATGAGCTCGACCTGGATGAGGCTCATGGGGTCAACGTAGGGGTTGCGGAGGCGAATGGAACGCTCGAGGACGGGATTGGTCTGGAGGAGCGTCTTTTGGCCCGTGATCTCGAGGAGCATACGGCGGGTTAGGTTGAACTCGGCTTCGAGCGTAGTGAAGACGCGGTTGCGGAGGGCTTCGTCTTCGACCAGCGAGGCGTAGAGGCGGGCTATGCCGAAGTCGGATTTGGCGAGGGCCATCTCGACGTTGCGGATGATGTCGACGAAGAGGGGGAAGGAGCGAGTCATGGCCTGGAGCTGCGCAAGACCGTCGGGGCTCTGCTGCGCGAAGGCGTCGAGGGCGTGGCCTACACCGAACCACGCGGGGACGAGCTGGCGGGACTGCATCCAGCCGAAGACCCAGGGGATGGCGCGGAGGTCGGCCATGGACTTTTTGCCGCTGCGCTTGGCGGGGCGGGAGCCGAGGCGGGCGTGCTCGAGTTCGGCTACGGGCGTGGCCTGCTCGAAGTAGGTGAAGGTGTCGGGGTTGTCGACGATGTGCTTTTTGTAGAAGGCGAAGGAGGTGGCGGAGAGCTGGTCCATCGCGGCTTCCCATGCGGGGGTGATCTCGCCTGTGAGGTGGGGCGTGGGCTGCGGATGATTTTGTGGCGCTTCGGAAGAAATGCGGGGGTTCTTCGCTTCGCTCAGAATGACATCTTCATTGTTGGATTGCAGGAGAGCGTCGGGGCGAGCGAGGGCGTCAAGCGAGGCGGCGATCATCAATTCGAGGTTGCGCTCGGCGAGGATGACGTCGGAGTACTTCCAGTTGAGGACTTCGCCTTGTTCGGTGATGCGGAGTTCGCCGGAGAAGCTGTCGACGGGCTGCGCGAAGATGGCGCGGTGCGTGGGGCCGCCGCCACGGCCTACGGTTCCGCCGCGACCGTGGAAGAGCCGGAGGGTAACGCCGCAGTCGCGGGCTACCTTGTGGAGGGCACGGTGGGCCTTCCATATCTCCCATGTGCTTGTGATCATGCCGCCGTCCTTGTTGGAGTCGGAGTAGCCGAGCATGACCTCCTGACGGTGGTTCCAGGATTCGAGGAGGGGTTTGTAGGCTTCGCTCGACCAGAGCTGGCGCATTATGGCGGGGGCGTTCTGGAGATCTTCGATGGATTCGAAGAGGGGGACTGGCTGGAGACCGGGGTCGTCGCCGCTGGCTTCGACTTTGATTCCACCGAGGCGGGCCAGGCGGAGGACGTTGAGGACGTCTTCGGCGCTGGTGGCTCCGCTGATGACGTAGAGGCGGATGGCTTCGGGGGCGTAGGTCTGCTTGAGCTCGGCGATGGTGCGGAAGGCGTCTATGACTTCGGCGGTTTGGTCGCTGAGAGCTGGGGGGAGGTGAAGGGTTTGCGCTTCGGATGCATCCTGCGAACCCACCTTAGCGGCCAAATGCGGCCGCGAAGATGGGGCACCCAGATTTGTGGCTGGCTGGAATGCGGTGAGTTCTTCAATGGCGGCGGCGTGGATGCGGGCGTGTTGGCGGATGTCGAGGGTCTGGAGGTGCAGGCCGTAGGTGCGGACTTCGAGGAGCAGCGGGTCGATGAGCATCTCGGCCAGGCGAGGACCGCGGTTCTGGAGGAGGCTGTTGCGTATGACGGTGAGGTCGGCGAGGAGATCGGCTGCTCGGGTGTAGGAGCTGAGGGCCGGGTTGGGTGGGAGGGGGACGCTCGATTGCGGGGTGGCTCCGAGGCGCATCATGATGCAGGCAATGAGCAGACGGAGGTACTCGAAGTGGAAGCGCTCTTCGAGTGCGGTCTGACCGGCAGTGCGGAGTTGGGTGAGGTATCGGTCGAGGAGGGACTGAACCTCGACGGAGACCGGGACCTGCTGGGTGGAACTGCCTAGCTGCTCGAAGACGTTTTGCAGGCGACGGCGATAGTGCGTTAGGAGCAGTGAGTGGGCCATCGCCAAGGCATCGCGGGTGGCCTGCGGGGTGACGAAGGGGTTGCCGTCGCGGTCGCCGCCGATCCAGGAGCCGAAGGTGACTAGTTGGGGGAGTTGGGCGAGGCAGGGGGTAGGGGATAGGGAGTAGGGGGTAGAAGACTCTGATGTGGTGGGGTACTCGGCGGCCAGGGCCGCGGCTACTTCGGAATAGAGGACGGGCAGGGTGTCGAAGAGGCTGGACTCGTAGTAGTCGAGGGCCATGCGGATCTCGTCGCGGACGGTGGGGCGGGCGCTGCGGACGTCGTCGGTCTGCCAGAGCGCGGTGATTTCGGCGATGAGATCGTGCTGGAGAGCTTCGAGCTGAGGCTCGGGGACGGGAATGCGGTCGAGCTGTTCGAGGAGGTCGGAGATGCGGCGGCGCTTGAACATCACGCTGCGGCGGGCGACCTCGGTTGGGTGAGCGGTGAAGACGGGCGTGATGCAGACTTCGCTGAGGAGCTCATACGCTTTTTTTGCGTCGATGCCTGCTTCGCGGAGGCGGCGGAGCGTGCCGCGGAGGTCACCGCGCTGGGGTGGGGCGGTCTGGTCGAGCTGGCTGGAGCGGCGACGGCGCTTGCGGTGGTTGGTTTCGGCCAGGTTGATGAGCTCGAAGTAGAAGCTGAAGGCGCGGGCGAGCTGGTAGGCGGTCGTCAGATCCTGCGAATGGCTGTGGACGCGATCGAGGGCCTGTTGGAGGTGGCTGCCTGCGGCGGCTGCGTCGCTGTTGGCGTCAGCCTCGCGTCGGGCGATGGCGGTGCGTCGGAGGGCCTCGACAGCGTCGTAGAGGGGTGCGCCGGACTGCTCGCGGAGGACTTCACCCAGCAACATGCCGAGCGAGCGGACGTCGCGGCGGAGGGGAGCTTCTTTGAGCTCTCCGGTGGGTGCCTGAAGTTCGGCGAGGCGCTGCGGCCAGTTGCTTGGGGACCAGAGGGACGGCATCCTTTGATTATGCCTTGTGAGAAGGCTGGATCGCGGGGTGCCCTGCGGCAAGATTACTTATGAGAGCCACCACCGGATGAGGCACCGCCTCCGCCGCCACCACCTCCACCGCCAGCGTGGGAGGCACCGCCACCACCTCCTCCTCCGCTCCCGCCGTGGAAGCCTCCTGAGGAGGAACTTCCTGACGAATGAGAGACGCTTCCGCCGTTCGACGACGAGTGGCTGTACGAGCCGGAGTAGCTACCAGGAGGTCTGGATGCCAAATTGCCGGGGAAGTTTCCGCCGCCGTTATGCGCCTGTAGACTTTCGCCGCGGCCACCGAAGTGTTCGGTTACGGTGGTATTTTTGCCGCCCTGCGTAACCTGTCTGGCTAACATGAAGCTTTGCGATTTGTGGTCGAAGGTGATGGCGGTGCCGGCTGGCCTTGTCGCAGTGCCCCCGCCGGGCGCCAGTCCGTCTTTGACCAGGTGCGCCTCAAGGTGTGGTGTCTCGGCGCGCTGGAGGGGTTGGAAATAGGGTTTGAGGAACTCTTTAGGTGTGCCGTCGAGTACTTTGACGGGGGTGCTGGAGTTGAAGGCGACGTGTTGGACGGAGTCGCCCTTTCGTCCGCTGGTCTCAAAGACGCCGTGTTTCAGGTTGAGCGGAGGTTTGCCTGCTACGTCATGGGGATGGATCGGGACGTATCCTTTGGTGCCTCCGTATTTGACCCAATGGACGGGGCAGTGATGGTGTCTCTTGGTGCCGGCCACCCAGACGTAGCGATGCTCGCGTTGGATCCAACTGCCTGAGTGACAGACGGCCCAGTCGTATGGCGCTCCGGTCGAATCAAGTTCAGTCCGAAGCACTTTGTTCTTGCCGGTCAGAGGATCTCTCCCGATCAAATATCGGACTCGGTTCGGAGAGCAGGGAAACCAGTCACCGTACTCCGTGCGCAGGACGGCGGCAGGGTTAGCGGACTGGAGCGTCTGCGCGGATGACGGAAGAGCGGCCGCTGACGCGGGTTGCTGTTGGGATGAGTCGGGCGATTGCGGCGCATCGAGTTGAGCACTGACCAGTCTGGGGGCGGCAGCGTGCTCCTCCCATCCGTTGGTTGGCTGCCAGCACGTGCCGTAGGGGGCGCAGGCGAAGAAGGTGCCTTGGTCCTTCAACTCCGCGAGGCCGGGAATCGGCGAAGTGAGCCCTGCATCTTTCATGGTGGTGGACATTGCGATGCTGCGGGCGGCTACGCGCTTTGCCGTCCAGTCATCCCACTCTGCGAATGCGTCCGGAACGGTGGCGGTCGCGGGTGTGATGATGTGGTTGTGACTGAGTGTGATGGTCTGTCCCTTGACGGTTTGTTGCGGGACTGGGCCAACACGGATAGTCGTACCTTCCTGCGGGGTGAGCGCCATGGCGTCGATATAGCTATTCACTCGCGTGAAAGTTTTGCCGGGATAGGGGAGTGTGACGCCGTCGGTCGGCGTTCTCAGAACAAACCGCTCTCCAGGGAATGTGGTCTGGACATGCAAGGTGGCAGTCCCGCTGACCAGGGAGAGCTCGGTGTAGGGAACACCGTCGGTTGTTGTGATTTGCGTGAAGATGAGGACGGAGTTGTCGCCGAGATAGACGGTTGAGGCGTCTTCTAACTCGATCTCGGCGCGCCCTTTGCCGGTAACGAGGCTGAAGCCTGTTTGCATCGGCAGGTTGACTGCGGCCTGCTCCCACTCGTCCCCGGTGGCGTGTTCACCCTCCTTGCCGCGGGAGACGCGGACATCGCCTTCGACCAGACTGAGACGGACGATCTGGTCATAGGTTCGGTTGGAAGGTACCTGCGGCGAGGTATCGGCGGCAGGGGATGTGTTAGTGAAGGTTGTGAGGGAGGCGATTAGCAGGAGGATTGGAAAATTGCTGCAGCGAGCGATGCTCATAAGAGCCCCTCCGGTGGGGCAGCTTTACAACGATTCAGTTCCGGATATTTGACGAGGCCAAGACAGCTTTTGTTTCGAGTAGTTTGCAGTATTTTAAGTGGGCTGGTGTGGGCGACGCAATGCTTGAGTCAGGTCTTTCGGCGGGAGAACTTCAGGGCGGACCAGTCGTTGTCGACGGAGCAGACTTTGTAGTCGACGAATCCTGCGGCTAGTCCGGAGTCGCGGACGTGGTTCTCGTTGAAGTCTACTTTGTAGCGGCCGGCGCGCTTGGGATAGATGATCCAAAAGTGGGTTTGCCTGGGCAGACGAAGCACGAGCAGGTCCAGAGTAGCGGCAAGATCGCTGAGCGAGCGGACGAAGCATAGCGCGAGGCCGGTGGAGGAGCCGACACTCGTGCTAAAGATAACGCCTGGGGGCAGTTCGCCAAGACTCTCTTCGAAACCGTCAGGGGCGGCGATGAGTGCGACTTGCATCTCTTCTGCGATGCCCAGCTTCTTCGGCAGCGGAGTGTTGTAGACCTTGTGGGCAGGCTTTGCTGGGGTCTTTGACGCAGGCTTCTTCGAAATCGGCTTTGCGGTCGGCATGGCGTTACATGACCATGGCGAGTTTTTCGAGTTCTTCCTGGATGCATGGGAGCGTACAGCCGCGCATCTCGATCCGGGCGGCCATCTTGCGTGCGGCTTGCGTCGAGACGCCGTAACCGCGGCCGGCAAGGAAGCTGCTGATGAGGTCAGCGGCCTGCCATGAGTCGAGGCCGGACTTCATCAGCTCTTCGCGCAGGCCGGCGAGATCGGCTTCGGTGAACTTCTCGATCTTTTGTTTCTTTGCCTTCGTCATTTGCTCACCTCTTTGCGGCTCTGCAACTCGACGGGTACCAGTATTGCATTAGACTCAGCGGCCGTGCCGAGGGTACTAACGACCATTCGCAAGCGTCTATGTCCTTCTACGCATGTGAGGTGAGAGAAAGTTCCTTGACGAGCGTGAGTTAGAGGGCCCGCTCGGCGAGCAGTACGGGGATGCCGTCGATGATTGGGAATTGGCGGGCGCAGCCGGTGCACAAGACGGTCTCTGCTTGAAGCTGCAAGGGTTGGCGGCAGACCGGACAGACGAGCCAGCGAAGGTCCTCTGCGGTCAAGGGGCGGAAGCTCATGGAATCCATGGTAACGAAGTGCACTGTGGGATCTGCACTGAGGAAAGGCTTAACGCCGATCTTCACCGATGGCACCGATTTAAAAACCAATAAAGACAGGGACAGAGACGTTTTGGTTGTTTTTGATCGGTGCCATCGGTGTTTCATCGGTGTTAAGTATTCCATTCTGCACTGAAGAAGTCGGGGGCCGGGCGACGCGATACCATGGAAGAGATGACTACAACACCGAGAGTTCTGGATGGCGTTGCGATTGCAGCGGAGATCAAGGCCGAGGTCGGCACAGAGGTTCAACAACTTGTGGCTCGCGGGGTCGTCCCCGGGTTGGCTGTGATTCTTGTCGGTGAAGTACCGGCGTCACAGATTTATGTTCGCAGCAAGGTGAAGACGTGCGGCGAGCTTGGCATCTACAGTGAGATGCTGACGCCGCCTGAGAGCATCACGACGGACGAGATGCTTGCGCTGGTGGCAGCGTTGAATGCTCGCGAGGATATCGACGGCATCTTGATTCAACTACCGCTGCCGAAGCATGTCGATACGAAGCGGCTGCTCGAGGCCGTGTCGCCTGATAAAGACGTGGATGGATTCCATCCGGTGAATGCGGGGCGTTTGCAGAGCGGGCAGCCGGGGCTGACTCCGTGCACG encodes:
- a CDS encoding HAD family hydrolase translates to MPITTVILDFDGTLASSLEGIWTCMCETLAHYNFTEPSLQQVRATIGLTLEASMHQLTGVRCEEVLTSEVVKFYRALHTTKAAPLMRLFEGAIPALAELRTRNIFTLLVSNKGRAGLHQLITQLEIANYIDIILSAEDVTFRKPDARLYTEHIAPLRSAPNFQTLVVGDTETDILFAKNANLLSCWATYGYGDEQRCKALSPDFELQSLTDLPALITNFTK
- a CDS encoding phosphoenolpyruvate carboxylase → MPSLWSPSNWPQRLAELQAPTGELKEAPLRRDVRSLGMLLGEVLREQSGAPLYDAVEALRRTAIARREADANSDAAAAGSHLQQALDRVHSHSQDLTTAYQLARAFSFYFELINLAETNHRKRRRRSSQLDQTAPPQRGDLRGTLRRLREAGIDAKKAYELLSEVCITPVFTAHPTEVARRSVMFKRRRISDLLEQLDRIPVPEPQLEALQHDLIAEITALWQTDDVRSARPTVRDEIRMALDYYESSLFDTLPVLYSEVAAALAAEYPTTSESSTPYSLSPTPCLAQLPQLVTFGSWIGGDRDGNPFVTPQATRDALAMAHSLLLTHYRRRLQNVFEQLGSSTQQVPVSVEVQSLLDRYLTQLRTAGQTALEERFHFEYLRLLIACIMMRLGATPQSSVPLPPNPALSSYTRAADLLADLTVIRNSLLQNRGPRLAEMLIDPLLLEVRTYGLHLQTLDIRQHARIHAAAIEELTAFQPATNLGAPSSRPHLAAKVGSQDASEAQTLHLPPALSDQTAEVIDAFRTIAELKQTYAPEAIRLYVISGATSAEDVLNVLRLARLGGIKVEASGDDPGLQPVPLFESIEDLQNAPAIMRQLWSSEAYKPLLESWNHRQEVMLGYSDSNKDGGMITSTWEIWKAHRALHKVARDCGVTLRLFHGRGGTVGRGGGPTHRAIFAQPVDSFSGELRITEQGEVLNWKYSDVILAERNLELMIAASLDALARPDALLQSNNEDVILSEAKNPRISSEAPQNHPQPTPHLTGEITPAWEAAMDQLSATSFAFYKKHIVDNPDTFTYFEQATPVAELEHARLGSRPAKRSGKKSMADLRAIPWVFGWMQSRQLVPAWFGVGHALDAFAQQSPDGLAQLQAMTRSFPLFVDIIRNVEMALAKSDFGIARLYASLVEDEALRNRVFTTLEAEFNLTRRMLLEITGQKTLLQTNPVLERSIRLRNPYVDPMSLIQVELIRRKRAVIAEGKPDSPELNRAISATINGISAGLRNTG
- a CDS encoding FecR domain-containing protein, translating into MSIARCSNFPILLLIASLTTFTNTSPAADTSPQVPSNRTYDQIVRLSLVEGDVRVSRGKEGEHATGDEWEQAAVNLPMQTGFSLVTGKGRAEIELEDASTVYLGDNSVLIFTQITTTDGVPYTELSLVSGTATLHVQTTFPGERFVLRTPTDGVTLPYPGKTFTRVNSYIDAMALTPQEGTTIRVGPVPQQTVKGQTITLSHNHIITPATATVPDAFAEWDDWTAKRVAARSIAMSTTMKDAGLTSPIPGLAELKDQGTFFACAPYGTCWQPTNGWEEHAAAPRLVSAQLDAPQSPDSSQQQPASAAALPSSAQTLQSANPAAVLRTEYGDWFPCSPNRVRYLIGRDPLTGKNKVLRTELDSTGAPYDWAVCHSGSWIQREHRYVWVAGTKRHHHCPVHWVKYGGTKGYVPIHPHDVAGKPPLNLKHGVFETSGRKGDSVQHVAFNSSTPVKVLDGTPKEFLKPYFQPLQRAETPHLEAHLVKDGLAPGGGTATRPAGTAITFDHKSQSFMLARQVTQGGKNTTVTEHFGGRGESLQAHNGGGNFPGNLASRPPGSYSGSYSHSSSNGGSVSHSSGSSSSGGFHGGSGGGGGGGASHAGGGGGGGGGGASSGGGSHK
- a CDS encoding DUF2199 domain-containing protein; the protein is MSYTCSVCNQIHLGPPWVWGPEAPDAWNAIASDAQRAEGELGSDQCVFPEAGRARCFVLGRLEIPVPGAEESFAWLVWVEVQPNDFLEYERKMESGRTREFATI
- a CDS encoding Trm112 family protein; this encodes MKIGVKPFLSADPTVHFVTMDSMSFRPLTAEDLRWLVCPVCRQPLQLQAETVLCTGCARQFPIIDGIPVLLAERAL
- a CDS encoding DUF3052 domain-containing protein, which produces MPTAKPISKKPASKTPAKPAHKVYNTPLPKKLGIAEEMQVALIAAPDGFEESLGELPPGVIFSTSVGSSTGLALCFVRSLSDLAATLDLLVLRLPRQTHFWIIYPKRAGRYKVDFNENHVRDSGLAAGFVDYKVCSVDNDWSALKFSRRKT
- a CDS encoding DUF2199 domain-containing protein; its protein translation is MISLNMSEKWNQEGRENSPPYEAVFANHLSIYEGETCDLPVRLHTRPIGERPFIEIAGEHLLAIEQKNGIPETRIQEIAELLSH